The DNA window GTCAGGTATCATTGGACTAATACACTTTATGTTAACCTTTTAGAGTACTGAATTTGTTTTTGGAAATTTGTCAGATACCAAAAATAGCTTTTATTAGATTTACACAATCCTAGAATCATATTCCGAAGGCACATCGGATAATTGATGGAAATTAACATTTGGTACGTTGTCCATTCATCCAATACCTCAACCAATCTATCGTGAagcaagtgacacacacaaagtgctggagcaactcagcaggccaggcagcatctatggaaaagagtacagttgacgttttgggccaaaacactGTGGTCCTGGATGTAGAGATGCACAATGATCACCCACCTCGTCAACTTCCTTCAATTCAGTATCTCAGGCTATATAGTTTACATTAGCAATCATTTGTTAACATAAAACCAAGTGCTAAAtagtttgaatttccaacatatATGTCTATGTTAACATTTGCAGGCAATCATTCCctgtagcattaaaataaatccGTAAGAGTTACAGCAGTGGAAGATCACGGTACTGTTAAAACAAGAGTTTACATTTTGTTGAAGACCAGTTAAAAAACTGTACAGTGGAGATCCTGTATTTTATTGGAATGTGATAATCAATCTTTTCTGCTGTTGTGCTCATAAGTCCTTTATGTGTGGCCATGCATCATAATTACTGAAAAAGGGTAAAGGATGGATATGGTGCATAAACAGTGAAAAATTAATGAGCGCAAGTTCAAATGACCTCTCTTGTCGATGCTGTCGGAGGATGATGCCAGATGAAGGTTTGATCGACACGGTTAGTGGGTTGGACTCTATAGTTCATATTATGGTGTGTTTTCTGATTCACCATTTCTCCTTTTGCCGTTGCTATTTTCGGGCGACTTTGAATCGGgatggcctgcagataatgagcgctgaactgaactgaatacggACTCTTCAATAAACAAGCGAGAGAGAATCTGCGACTTTGAGCTTTCACTTGCTCTTTCTTGCAGGGGAAAGGGGTGGGTTGGTGTTCTTGTTGGAGTTTGTGCAGTTTGTCGGGTTTTTTGCAAATGGGAGGAGCGTGATGGTTTTTTGAACACTTCCCATGGTTTTCTTTCACtggttttctttattttatgGCTGGTTGAGGGGAAGGCgaatctgagggttgtatacCCTGAATCCTTTGAAATATAATTGCCCTATTTGCAAAATTCAGCTTCTGATCACCTTGAACCTTAACTCCTCTCAGGGACGACCTACAGTAGTTACATTTGTAAATGTCCCCTGTCTCCGTATATTAGCCACTCAAGCCCCACCCCTCAAGAGGGTCTTGGTTAGAAGCAGAATGGGCATTCCTCATGCTTCCTTGACCTGCCTCCATTGAGATTCAGTTCGTCTGCAGGAATTCTGTCACATACCGTCCTtgcaagagaaaatcagcagatgctggaaatcctcctGACACTCTCCTACGCTCTACCTATTTCCTACATTGACTCCAAGCCCCCAGGTGTACATTTCTAATTTTCTCCTCTCTTGCAGCATTCCAGCCCTCTGCACTTCACTCTCCAACCCCTAGCTCTTCGGCCTAGTGCAGCTCAAGGAACCCAAGCCTGGAGCTGAAATTCCTTTCCCAATCTCTATTTCTCTGTAAGGCCCTTATTTAAAATAAAGACATCTCTTGAATCAAACTCTTTCTGTAGCTCTGCCCATTTTGGGGGTGAATTATACTTCGTAAAACGTTAATTTCTGTGCTACATTGATTATATGTTTAAGTTGCTGTTAAACCATGTACCTTGTTTGAGACACCTTGAATCAGATGTCACCAGGTCACATGACACAACCTGCACATGGTTCCAGTGAGATTTTGGAATATCCTTAAGAGGAGGGCTTCCCAACCCGGGGCCCACTGGCCCCTCGGTGaatggtaggggcccatggcataaaaagtgttgggaactcctgctttagagttgtacagcacagaaacgggccatttggcccatcgcatcTCTGCCAACTGTCATACCTGCCTGTACTAATGGCCTGCAGTAGTTCCATATCCCTCAACACTTTGCTCATTCTGGTTGTTCCCATGTGCCTCTTTGTCTAGATCAAAATGAACTTTCACGTGAAGAGTTGGCTTGGAGTATTTACACGGATGGCTTTGTGATTGAAACCCCAGAGCTGCACCAGAGATTGACAAAGGCGGACAGACAGCCTGGTGTTACATTCCTACCACGCGTTCCTGCAGCTGGGACGCccccgccacacacacacacacacacacacacttcccgaAAGCAGCTGCCCGAACTGCATCTCACAATCCGCGTCTGGCGTGACGACCCGGAGCGCAGAAGGGTGCGCATCCTGTGTGCACACATATCGTCTAGCCGCTTTCCTGCAACCCTGGCCGTCTGAAACGCGTCTAATATCTGATCGGGCAGTGGgaaataaaaataatcaaaagGCACAACATTCCAACACGTTCTTGCGCGATCTTGGAAACTTCAGTAGACATAACAAGCCTTTGGCACTTCTCTGCGGTGTTCGCAACTCCAATACATTATATTCAAAGTTTTAATGTAATTTGAGGTAAATGCATTCCTTGGCGTGAAAAAGCAGCACAGATAGACGATTGAACTGATATGCATGTCCTAGTCTCGTCTTAGTCCAGCGTGCAGCACACACTATGCCTTGCATTGTTTTGGAGCACATGGAGTTTACAGTACAGCGTGCTTATATTTCGATGCAGGCTGTTCCCATCCCGAGAGCCCGGGGGGAAGCTCGCGTCACCCGGGTCGCCGGCTGGCAGCGCAGCTCTCATTTTGAAGCGCGTCGGGCTGGAGGTATGCGGCGTGTCAAGAGGTCAGATACAATCCGGTGTGAGGCAGGAACTGCGAAGCTGCCCTGGAATGTTTGGTGTTGTTCCAAAGGCAAGTCTGCTGGCGAGGGCGGCCGCCCGCTTGCGTCAGCCCGACTGGGACGGGATAAAAAGCCCTCGCTTCGGCCACTCAACAGATACAAACttctcgagagagagagagacggagaaaaAGACTGAAGACTCAGCAGATCGACTCGATCGCAACTGCTTTGCAAGAGGAAGGAAACTCCAGTGCAACATGTTTGCTGGACTGAAGAACGTTAACTTTGTACCATTCCTGCTAATGGCACTGCCTTGTCTGGTGAGTTAACTGCCTGCGTATATATTTTATATGTAACACATCCAAGTGTCTCCAGAAGCAGGTTGCGAGGGGGAAACATTGCCCTCTCTTGCATGACTGCAAAAAATAAAACGGGAATCTGCAAATACCCGGCAGAACAACTGCGGAGaagctgctgagtatttccatcgCTCCCCGTCTTTCCTGCAGATTTTCAGTATTTTGATTTCACGATTCAAGTACCGGCAAACGATTTTAGTGGTGATTTTGGTATTAATTGCAACCCGGGTAAATTATCTGCAGAAATGCAAGGGCTGATTCTAACTTCGGTGATCTTTGATTTACAGGCCTCCGCCAATGAATGCCAGACTCCCTGTAAGTGCCCCAAGAATCCCCCAGTCTGCCCTGCCGGGGTCTCGCTGGTTACCGACGATTGCGGCTGCTGCAAGGTCTGCGCCAAGCAAGTGGGCGAGGTTTGCTCCCAGCGCCAGCCCTGCGACCACCACAAGGACCTCTTCTGCTCCATGGAGTTCGGATTCAACCCCTCCACCAGCTCTGGAGTTTGTACTGGTAAGCGGCAGCTCCTCTCTCGACCTCGTCCAAGCAAGCGAGGGCACTCAAACCAACCCCACAGtttctggggggggggaagagagaaaatGCTTACACTCGGCAGAAAACATCTTATATTCGggatattttaaatataattgAAGTGAGGTTTCGTGTGCACACACCTATTGATGGTGTGGGGACACATATTCGCGCCCTAGTCTGAGCAATTTAATCTCTACATCCCAAGCTATTTTGAATCAGAAATCGAAGGAAAATCACACCTCTTTCACCTCGCTAAAATGTTTTGCTGGTTGAACTAGATCACAGGGGATTTTATTTTAATCTGGTCTCTTGCAGctagggaaggagcgccttgcaTGATGGACGGCGCTGTCTACAAGAGCGGTGAAACTTTCCAGAATGGCTGCAAGTTCCGATGCACCTGCATGGACGGTTCCCTCGGCTGCGTCCCTGTCTGCACTCCGAGCATCCGCCTGGCCAGCCCGGACTGCCCCGTGCCCAGGAAGGTCAAAGTACCCGGCAAGTGCTGTGAGGAATGGGTCTGCGAACAGCCGCGTCGTGACGCCATCTTTGGATCCGCACTGGCAGGTGAGATATTTGTCGGTCAGCTGAGCATCAATCCAATAAGGAACCTTAGACTATCAACATCAGGACTGCTCTTTGTAACCAAGGCAAATTAAAATCATATACTAAACAAAATTTCACAATAGAATTAAATGGGCTGGAATCAAAGAGTCTTAAATTACTATTACTTAATATTATTTTAGTAAGTCGTTTTTTAACATGTAACTTGCTTAGACAGTTTGAAGGAAACAAATAACAATTAACATTATTCTTTAGTCAATGGTTTGCCTGTTTGATTTTGATAAAAGAGTTGATTGATTTATTCTTTATTGCAGCCTATAGGGAAGAAGCGACCTATGGCCCTGACCCCTCCATGTTCCGTGCCAACTGTCTTGTACAGACTACTGAGTGGAGTGCCTGTTCCAAGACCTGTGGGATGGGCATCTCAACCCGGGTAACCAACGACAACAGCGAGTGCAGACTGGAGAAGCAGTCCAGGCTTTGCACTGTCAGGCCTTGCGAAATGAATATGAAAGAGACTATAAAGGTAAAGAGACAGCCTCCCGAGATCAGCAAATTGGAAACTGGAGTTTATTTTCAGGTATCTTTATGTTTGCTctgtttattctttaattgaatTCCATCTTCTGTTGTTCACCCCCACAGAGAGGTAAGCGGTGTATCCGCACACCAAAAGTCTACAGACCCACCAAGTTTGAATTCTCTGGCTGTACCAGCGTGAAGTCCTACAGAACCAAATTCTGCGGCGTCTGTACGGACGGCCGATGCTGCACTCCTCACAGAACCGCCACCCTGCCTGTTGAGTTCAAATGTCCCAACGGAGAACTCATGAAGAAAGAGATGATGTTCATCAAGACCTGTGCCTGTCACTACAACTGCCCCATGGACAATGATATCTTCCAGTccttgtattacaggaaaatgaTTGGCGATATGGCCTAAACTATGCTGTTGACCAGAGACCACGTAACTGGAAAGATTAACCCTCTCAGCTGCAGAGGTCACTGCATTAAACAATGGAAAACACTGACATGTTGACAACGTGTCACAGCACTCAGCCTATATTTTGAAAATGCGTTGCTTGTACACTGTTAGctgtaatattgtaaataatgTACATATGTGTACAGTTGTCTTAAGTTAATTTAAATGTGCATTGTTTTTGTTAGCCTTGCAAAATGGATATTGAGAGACGGTAAAGGTGGAAGAAACCTTTCATGATCAACAGATTTAAAGTCaaaaaaatttattttgaattatcTTTGACTATTAGTTATAGATCTGACAAGATGACTGtttgattatttttgtttttgaacAGTTGTTGTAATGTTTGAGAAGTGTAATCAAAATTTCAATGTCTGCACTTTTCTAGTTcagaataaaatatatttttgatATAAACTTATTAGTGTTCTTGTATTTGTCAAATCTTCGCAAATTGAATATACTTAATCATATGGCAGTAACTACATATTGTATTTCTTGGATGCTAATGCCAATCCTCTGTAATGTCACTGAGTTATTTAGACTGCTTGCAAAACTGGGGTTTCATTTGATGGCAAGTTGAGTTTTGAACCACAAAAGTCATCCATTTCCACCAACATAACATC is part of the Hemitrygon akajei chromosome 9, sHemAka1.3, whole genome shotgun sequence genome and encodes:
- the LOC140733647 gene encoding CCN family member 2-like, giving the protein MFGVVPKASLLARAAARLRQPDWDGIKSPRFGHSTDTNFSRERETEKKTEDSADRLDRNCFARGRKLQCNMFAGLKNVNFVPFLLMALPCLASANECQTPCKCPKNPPVCPAGVSLVTDDCGCCKVCAKQVGEVCSQRQPCDHHKDLFCSMEFGFNPSTSSGVCTAREGAPCMMDGAVYKSGETFQNGCKFRCTCMDGSLGCVPVCTPSIRLASPDCPVPRKVKVPGKCCEEWVCEQPRRDAIFGSALAAYREEATYGPDPSMFRANCLVQTTEWSACSKTCGMGISTRVTNDNSECRLEKQSRLCTVRPCEMNMKETIKRGKRCIRTPKVYRPTKFEFSGCTSVKSYRTKFCGVCTDGRCCTPHRTATLPVEFKCPNGELMKKEMMFIKTCACHYNCPMDNDIFQSLYYRKMIGDMA